Proteins from a genomic interval of Zingiber officinale cultivar Zhangliang chromosome 1B, Zo_v1.1, whole genome shotgun sequence:
- the LOC122040158 gene encoding uncharacterized protein LOC122040158, translated as MAHSYQRKLPASASATESDVAYKMATMFPSAVERVVLCCAGVCLEERDLAEGLFVVSNADDAVEILLPQSPEKLRQLVRLYFVHPPRIMPSCFLRDYIQVMCTVYAKEKIELLHALIYERKHLVLLEIAQATLIVWGEKDRIFPLELGHRLKRHLGDRAQLVVIRNAGHAVNLEKFREFCENIIKFFHDSSFNDHNWQKVDSEVMRVE; from the exons ATGTGGCGTACAAGATGGCTACGATGTTTCCGTCAGCCGTCGAGCGGGTGGTGCTCTGCTGTGCCGGCGTGTGCCTCGAGGAGAGGGATCTCGCCGAGGGCCTCTTTGTCGTTTCAAACGCGGATGACGCGGTGGAGATCCTTTTGCCCCAGTCACCGGAAAAGCTTCGTCAGCTCGTCCGGCTGTATTTCGTCCACCCACCGCGCATAATGCCATCTTGCTTCCTCCGGGACTACATACAG GTGATGTGCACAGTTTATGCAAAAGAGAAGATAGAGTTACTTCATGCTTTAATCTATGAAAGAAAACACTTGGTCCTTCTAGAGATTGCACAG GCAACCTTGATAGTTTGGGGCGAGAAAGATCGAATTTTTCCTTTAGAGTTGGGTCACAGATTAAAG AGACatttaggagatagagctcaGCTAGTAGTCATCAGGAATGCTGGGCATGCTGTTAATCTTGAGAAGTTCAGAGAATTTTGTGAGAATATAATCAAATTCTTCCATGATTCTTCCTTCAATGATCACAATTGGCAGAAG GTTGATTCTGAAGTTATGAGAGTGGAGTGA